TGCCTGGTCGCCATGATGGGCCTGGAGGAAACCGAGGTAGTCAGGGCTAGGGCGGAGGAGTTAATCCGAAAGCCCGAATATTCAGGCCGGTTCGATTACGTCACGGCAAGATATGTCGCTGAACTCCGGAAACTCGTTCGATACTGTCTGCCCCTTCTCAAACCCGGCGGACGTCTCATCGCCTACAAGGGCAAAAACGTGAGGGGGGAATTGGATAAAGCCTTGGAACCGATTCAATGGCTCGGAGCTCAGGTGATAGATGTGGTGAGGTTTGAACGGCCATTGAAATACAGACTTCATAGATCCTTCGTGGTGATCGAAAAGAGGAAAGATGGCCAGGATATTGATAGCTTCATCGGATAAAAGTCTGATACGTGAGCTGTGTGAACTGCTTCCCGATGAGCATTCCGTTACGATAACCGGCGACTCATCGTTTCTCAGGAGGAGTTTGGAGAAGGTCGATCTTATATTCGCCGATCCCTCGATATCCATCCCCGCCGAGGTGTTCAAGGATGTCCCGATAATCCTGATCGTCGAACCTCAGCAGGAGGATCTGATCGGTCGGATGATCGATATGGGGGTCTGGGATATTCTGGTCAGACCTCTGAGACGATGGCAGGTTAAGCTGGCGCTCGGCAGATCTCTCAGATATCTGGATCTTACCTTCAAACCGTCCAGAGAGGAGATCGAAGAATTCATCGTCGGTCAGAGCCCCTGTATGTTGGAGGTGTTCGATCTGGCCAACAGAATAGCGTCGAGCAAGGCCACCGTGTTGATTCAAGGCGAAACGGGAACCGGTAAGGAGATACTAGCCAGATATATACATCGGATCTCACCCCGTAGGGATAAGCCCTTCATACCGGTGAACTGCGGGGCTCTGCCCGATA
This window of the Candidatus Poribacteria bacterium genome carries:
- the rsmG gene encoding 16S rRNA (guanine(527)-N(7))-methyltransferase RsmG translates to MTDFKRCLNQAMKEAGFILDERQLERFKLYRDELKRWNRRINLTSVADDCGIIYKHFVDSVLPIVCGLILPRSRLADVGTGPGFPGLCLKLIEPTLKVTLIDSSHKKTAFLKCLVAMMGLEETEVVRARAEELIRKPEYSGRFDYVTARYVAELRKLVRYCLPLLKPGGRLIAYKGKNVRGELDKALEPIQWLGAQVIDVVRFERPLKYRLHRSFVVIEKRKDGQDIDSFIG